The Notoacmeibacter ruber DNA segment CGTCGACTTTCAGGCGCCGATCCAGCCGGACGACCGGATAACCGTTCTCTATTCGCACCCCGAAGAGGATGGCGAGGCCTCGGAAGACAGCGTCCTGCTCTATGTGAATGTCGACATGAACGGCAAGGAGCGCGGCTTCTACCGGTTCACCACGCAGGATGGCGAGACGGATTTCTTTGACTCCGAGGGGCGCTCCGCTCGTCAGTTTCTGCTTCGCAACCCCTGCCCGAAAGGTCGGTTTACGTCGGGCTTCGGCATGCGGCGTCATCCCGTATTGGGCTATAGCCGGCTGCATAGTGGTGTCGACTGGGCGGCCCCGCGGGGCACACCCATCATCGCGTCGGGCAACGGCGTGATTGAAAAGGCGGGCTGGGCCGGTGGTTATGGCCGACAAACGGTCATCCGCCATGCCAATGGGTACAAATCGAGCTACAACCACCAGAGTGCGATTGCCAAGGGCGTAAAGCAGGGCGCGCGCGTTACCCAGGGCCAGATCATCGGCTATGTCGGCTCCACCGGCCTCTCCACGGGCCCGCACCTGCATTACGAAGTCATGGTCAATGGCTCGAAGGTGGACCCGATGCGCGTCCGACTGCCGAACGGCCTTGTCCTGAAGGAAGATGAGCTGGCGCGGTTCGCAACGGAACGATCGCGCATCGAGGCAATTCTCCGCCAGCGCGAATCGCAGCAGGTCGCGGCGGCCACCAACTAGGCAAACCCAGGCGAGCAACGCGGCGAAAGCGCGTCGCCCCGCCGCCCGAACATCCGCACCGGACGGTCTTACTCCTCGAACTGAACCACCGTGCCTGGCTCGACCATTTTGGCGAGTTCCGTCGCATCCCAGTTTGTGAGCCTGACGCAGCCATGGCTGGCGGTCTTGCCGATCTTGCTGGGTTCCGGCGTTCCATGAATGCCGTAAGTCGGCTTCGACAATGCGATCCAGATGGAGCCGACAGGGCCGTTCGGCCCCGGCGGAATTGTCAGGATCTTATCGTTCTCGCCCTGCTTGAAGTTCTTGTTCGGGTCGTAGGTGTAGTTCGGATTGAACGCGATCCGCTCGACCTTGACCGTGCCGGAGGGCGAAGGCGTATCGGACGAGCCGATTGTCGCGGGGTAACTTGCAACGAGACGGCCTGCGGAATCATAGGCGACGACCTGCTCCCGCCCTTTGTCTGCGACGATCCTCGCGACCTTTCCGGATGTCGCGGAACCGGTATTGGCTACCCGTATCGTTTGTCCCTGCCGGTCGAAATCGATGCCGGGATTGAGTGCGACGAGAAAATCCTCATCCATATGGAAACGCTCGGCGATGGCTTCCTTCGCCGAGGTGTAGCGCATCCCGGGCATTGCAGCCTTTTCACCGTAATCGCTGGGTATAGCAGCGACGTAAGGACCGGCGACATCTTCGGCCGTAATCGTGTAGTCCTCGAAGGCATCACCGCCCCGCTCCGCGAGGGCCGCGTCAATCGCCTCCTCATTGGTAAAATCGACTAGTTCGCCGGTGAGTTTTCGCCAGCTATCCATGGCATAGAGCATGTTCTGCCCTTTAACGCCGTCGATCACACCCGGGGATGCGCCGACGCGATCCAGCAGAATCTGCGCCTTCGCGACCGTCATTTTGCCAAGCGGCAGGTCCGCCGACGCTTTTGGCGCTTCCACTGTCGGATCGTCGACTGCGTCGGGCAGACCGGCATCTGCCGGGTCTTGGGTAGAGGCCATATCGGAAGGCAAGGGCTGCGGATCCTGCACCGGCTCGCTCTCGTTGGGCTCGGGAACGACCGGTACCTGATCGGCCACCGTTCCACGCCGCTGGCGCAGACGCTGTTCGGCCTGCTCCCTTTCCGCGCGCATGGCTTCGCGCATTTCACGCCGCTCGCGTTCAGCCTGTCGTTCGGAGCGAATGATATCGCGAATCTCCGATTCCCGATCCAGCCTTTGCCAGTTCTGGTCGGTGGGCGCGTCGTAATAGGGCTCGGGTGGAAGTTCCCGGACATCGGATGGCGGCTGGACAGTCAGGACCTCTCCGGTGGCCGGATCGAGAAAGATGCGCTCCCCGTTTCGGCCGATAACGACATCGGCCGGTATCTGCGCCTGCGCTGCTGGCATCATCAGCGCCAGAGGGATCGCGCTAGCGGCAAGAAGGAAGAGAGGTATGCGCATTGTTCGGACTCCGATTTCTCCGGGAATCATAGCCAAATTAATATGAACTGAGCATGAAAATGTCTGGCGGCGCCAGATTTTGACCGCTCAAATCAGCAACTTCGATAACTCACAATCGATGTAATTGTTCTCTGCGCCGAAAAGGATTCGCTAGCGGTGATGAAACAAGCTGTCCCGCTGTTAAGAAAAATTTACGTTATGTATTTCTAAATTAGGTATATTATCACAGATTGACAGGGTCTTCATGAGAGAGAGCTGGAGACATAAACCGTCCTTTTTTCTGAAGAATGGCTTCCTTCTGGCTATATTGGCCATTTTCACCTTTGAGGCGCTCTATTCCTATCGTTCGATCGACAGGCTTCTGGACGCGCACGGGCAATATACCGCCAGGCAGTGGGCGGACGCCTTCGTCCTTCAGGAGAATTTGACGAACACCCTTCTTTCCGGTGCGGAACTTTCCGACCAGGAACAACGATCCCTGACGCTGATCGCCAATGAGGGAAGTGTCTTCCGATTCAAGTTTTTCGATTTGGATGGAGAGCTGGTTTTCTCCTCCGAAGGAGAAACAGGCCCTAGCGAATCTCTCACCGCCCACGCCCCCACTGCAGCGTCGCGTCTGTTTGAAGGCGAACCCTACATTCGACTCGACGAAGGAGAGCCGGGATCCGACCTGCCGGCCTATTATGCAGAAGGATTTGTCCCGCTGTACCGATCAGGAGAGATTGCGGGCTTCGCGGAGGTCTATGTCGACCAGACCGAAAGCCGGTCTGTTCTACTGAATACGCTCTATCCCAGTCTCTGGCTGACCCTCTCACTTTGCATCGTCGCAATTCTGCATGTTCTTTATACGGCCTGGCTGATGCGCCGGGAGCAGAGTGCGAACGATCGCGCCCATCACCTCGCAAGACATGACGTCCTGACCGGGCTCCACAACAGAGATGTCTTCGTCGCGACGCTTCAGGAGCGGATTGCAGGCAAACGGAAGAGCGATCCGGGCATCGCCA contains these protein-coding regions:
- a CDS encoding L,D-transpeptidase, translated to MRIPLFLLAASAIPLALMMPAAQAQIPADVVIGRNGERIFLDPATGEVLTVQPPSDVRELPPEPYYDAPTDQNWQRLDRESEIRDIIRSERQAERERREMREAMRAEREQAEQRLRQRRGTVADQVPVVPEPNESEPVQDPQPLPSDMASTQDPADAGLPDAVDDPTVEAPKASADLPLGKMTVAKAQILLDRVGASPGVIDGVKGQNMLYAMDSWRKLTGELVDFTNEEAIDAALAERGGDAFEDYTITAEDVAGPYVAAIPSDYGEKAAMPGMRYTSAKEAIAERFHMDEDFLVALNPGIDFDRQGQTIRVANTGSATSGKVARIVADKGREQVVAYDSAGRLVASYPATIGSSDTPSPSGTVKVERIAFNPNYTYDPNKNFKQGENDKILTIPPGPNGPVGSIWIALSKPTYGIHGTPEPSKIGKTASHGCVRLTNWDATELAKMVEPGTVVQFEE